In Haloarcula salinisoli, one genomic interval encodes:
- a CDS encoding DUF7288 family protein, which produces MRGQAHTLEATVAGLLMLSSLIFALQMTAVTPLSASTSSQHIENQQGETGQGVLASAAEVGALKPAVLYWNNSSSRYHNAGVQRFYTSGPPDNRFGAMLERAFNGNGIAYNVYFRFQNADGRPITRQYVYSGVPTDNAVTATHTVTLWDDDPLYNADGTPSSTRLNTENMTYPMPDTGDNLYNTVRVEVVAWRI; this is translated from the coding sequence ATGCGAGGGCAAGCACACACACTGGAGGCGACGGTCGCTGGACTGCTCATGTTGTCGAGTCTCATCTTCGCGTTACAGATGACGGCCGTGACGCCGCTGTCGGCGAGTACGTCCAGCCAGCATATCGAGAATCAGCAGGGGGAAACGGGCCAGGGGGTTCTCGCTTCGGCGGCAGAGGTGGGGGCACTGAAACCGGCAGTCCTCTACTGGAACAATAGCTCGTCGCGCTACCACAACGCGGGCGTCCAGCGGTTCTACACGAGTGGTCCGCCCGACAACCGGTTCGGGGCGATGCTGGAGCGGGCGTTCAACGGCAACGGTATCGCGTACAACGTCTACTTCCGGTTCCAGAACGCCGACGGCAGGCCCATCACTCGTCAGTACGTCTACAGCGGTGTTCCGACGGACAACGCCGTCACGGCGACACACACCGTGACGCTGTGGGACGATGACCCGCTGTACAATGCAGACGGCACCCCGAGTTCGACCCGGCTCAACACGGAGAACATGACCTACCCGATGCCCGACACCGGGGACAACCTCTACAACACAGTGCGCGTGGAGGTGGTTGCATGGCGAATCTGA
- a CDS encoding DUF7287 family protein produces MSVFLAVLLFIFLFIPGILAPFTASAQDETVTSNRVADQLSKGALAEPGEPYVLDSYCTEAFFNGSSPSDCRFSSGSLRTQLGLSSGYQQVNVSLRGNLTAGGDGQEALCWDSTEPDTGLVESSDGSCDTVLERGNPVPTSQPSVTSVRVVTIDGEDVTLFVEMW; encoded by the coding sequence GTGAGCGTCTTTCTAGCCGTGTTGCTGTTCATTTTCCTGTTTATCCCCGGTATCCTCGCGCCCTTCACTGCGAGCGCACAGGACGAGACAGTCACGTCGAATCGTGTCGCTGACCAGCTGTCGAAGGGTGCCCTGGCGGAGCCGGGAGAGCCGTACGTGCTGGACAGTTACTGCACCGAGGCGTTCTTCAATGGATCCAGCCCGTCGGACTGCCGGTTCTCCAGTGGGTCACTCAGAACACAGCTCGGTCTGAGTAGTGGGTACCAGCAGGTCAACGTGAGTCTCCGCGGGAATCTCACGGCTGGTGGGGACGGCCAGGAAGCACTCTGCTGGGACAGTACCGAGCCCGATACTGGACTCGTCGAGTCGTCGGATGGGTCGTGCGATACGGTCCTGGAACGGGGTAACCCAGTTCCGACGTCACAACCGTCGGTCACGTCGGTCCGGGTGGTCACAATCGACGGCGAGGACGTGACGCTGTTCGTGGAGATGTGGTAA
- a CDS encoding DUF7289 family protein — translation MGLWEDRDRAQSELVGTVLMVSITIIGAVLTVALAGAALQAISDESQDSLTRDSFHEMDDRLSGLYNSEVSSETTLRFPEGSGSDLSFNESEGSVEITVETVDEYRNLTEKNVTRYEQDLGAVVYKSSDGEKLVYQGGGFWEYPSPSYAVVRSNPPLSRAGEFLTFQFATLKGNRGINEGNELVARRNVADSTQRSEEIRNELSPAWNIKNTEYTVPVDITVTIESKYALGWATYAEEELSDVTVSPKPADMDADDTEVTLTFEDTGTTDFLTYPDPIVYVGPASEAPRGFDPRANSSIERTGENSFNISGQDVNANQGQQLAFYDESREEWVIHTQNNNDLTPPSGNGEWKNVTEISNSIEGGPSSRAAPRWDDSEDPPQIESYKKSGSDSEEYTFNSSYADTRICVVAYTDDRIGSQVDGVFEQLETCASNLENSERYMPTDLDINLTQDDYESVVGERQTVEVEVENVGAVESTRGHAVGLFVEDDDGNVRVADFRTNESISNGDIDTGETVSVTMNWTAASENETKLYARVGNQDIDEANLSIEARNTDLSVDINETETPDEVAPGTEAQVNATISNNGNAPVLDTKVSLLNGDGVPVNVVEIDRLDAAGPGSDNVTDVTLSWIAPVSDFDEELEVQALDANDTHRIKAEGTPEFQVDITGTDDAAGEGKPFNVTVDVTNSGDGGGKQQILLVADTETTDGLIVDAREVFVGEGNDTTVTMVWDSPVELERGDNKVRVRSPDDSDTTPFDTQAKFEVTDIDAPDDIDEGDLDKEVSVTATINNTGDVAGTPTADLEPAADSALDIENSSVTAATIAGNESEDVTFDVTVRNGSLTGELAVSTRDDEATERIVVVRDGPDCSDVDYDTDSDGYLLIETVDQLQCIEQEGLDKNYRLENDIDAYGTEHWNGGDGFDPIGEEGAGSAGGNAFGGTFDGQGYKIEGLTIDRYNTAFVGLFAITDKFSGPDDLGEGSTVESVELVDVDVRGMTVVGGVAGGGGGTFRNISVSGHVESKYQQVGGIVGHGHDADLTNQLVSTATVTGNEPIVVGDHSDKHPWQDSEGSPNLGIGGILGGMGYDTEFSVGYSRANVSGPSSVGGIAGWTSNNPSDLSQMYWADGDLSLEGDIGALFDDDDIGREQFTVPLQVGGIAGRIGETSGTEDTIYNSVYSDGPTVGDGGDNVNDNSIDLDADEMTGPQVLPDDKPESWYDQYPGVTKEDAEGTMANLDWDIWEPVYDIDPKTGNITNEGFPIFAWQSEGGFIVESVEAPDNVTEGDSVTVNATIDNTQDIDETQRIVLRDPEGNPVDSTELALDGNENATVELDWQTRPGDNTSNLTESEITVSTEDFGKTDPLDVRKLEDSEFLIEDASAAPKKVDELDDVEFTATITNDGIGANQTVFLQDENGTILNYTHLYLGEQQSEDITLRWETTYGDADSDDRNITLRTVADASSFNITVNKSEGPDFQVEPIEFPTGQGDRVAAGRPLTVQVNITNRGPVEDTQFVSLMPSGSDQILALEDITLGPGDSKEFSLTWDPANNPTVDEIEVSTRDDSETRSVDIWQPQLDPTTNPIDTSVNIFDLA, via the coding sequence ATGGGGCTCTGGGAAGATAGAGATCGCGCACAGTCCGAGCTGGTCGGGACTGTGCTCATGGTCTCGATTACTATTATCGGTGCCGTCTTGACGGTAGCACTGGCGGGTGCTGCCCTGCAGGCGATCAGTGACGAATCTCAAGACAGCCTGACGAGGGACTCCTTCCACGAGATGGACGACCGTCTCTCCGGGCTCTACAACTCGGAGGTGTCGTCCGAAACGACTTTGCGCTTCCCGGAGGGGTCGGGTTCTGACCTCTCTTTCAACGAATCGGAGGGGTCTGTCGAGATAACAGTCGAAACGGTCGACGAGTATAGGAATCTGACCGAGAAGAACGTCACCCGCTACGAACAAGATTTGGGTGCGGTGGTGTACAAGAGTAGCGACGGCGAGAAACTCGTCTATCAGGGTGGGGGTTTCTGGGAGTACCCCTCGCCATCGTACGCGGTCGTTCGGTCGAATCCACCGCTTTCTAGGGCTGGAGAGTTCCTCACGTTCCAGTTCGCCACTCTCAAAGGCAATAGGGGTATCAACGAGGGTAACGAACTCGTCGCCCGACGAAACGTCGCAGATTCGACACAACGGTCGGAAGAGATTCGAAACGAACTCTCACCCGCCTGGAATATCAAAAACACGGAGTATACCGTTCCGGTCGACATCACCGTCACCATCGAGAGCAAGTACGCCCTCGGCTGGGCAACCTACGCCGAGGAAGAGCTGTCCGACGTGACCGTCAGTCCGAAACCTGCTGATATGGATGCTGACGATACCGAGGTCACGTTGACCTTCGAGGATACGGGGACGACCGACTTCCTGACCTATCCGGACCCGATCGTCTACGTGGGCCCAGCGAGTGAGGCTCCCAGAGGCTTCGACCCACGCGCAAACTCTTCCATCGAACGGACCGGTGAGAACTCGTTCAATATCTCCGGACAGGATGTGAACGCGAATCAGGGACAGCAACTGGCCTTCTACGACGAGTCCAGGGAAGAGTGGGTCATCCACACCCAGAACAACAACGACCTTACTCCGCCAAGCGGAAACGGCGAGTGGAAAAACGTCACGGAGATATCTAACTCCATCGAGGGCGGTCCCAGCTCGAGGGCAGCCCCGCGCTGGGACGACTCCGAGGACCCACCACAGATAGAGTCCTACAAGAAGTCCGGGAGTGATAGCGAGGAGTACACGTTCAACAGTTCGTACGCAGACACTCGCATTTGTGTGGTCGCATACACCGACGACCGCATCGGCTCACAGGTCGACGGCGTATTCGAACAGCTCGAGACGTGTGCCTCGAATCTCGAAAACTCAGAGAGGTACATGCCGACGGACCTCGATATCAACCTCACGCAGGACGACTACGAATCCGTCGTCGGGGAGCGCCAGACCGTCGAGGTCGAGGTCGAGAACGTCGGAGCGGTCGAATCGACGAGGGGTCACGCTGTCGGGCTGTTCGTCGAGGACGATGACGGAAACGTGCGGGTCGCCGATTTCAGGACCAACGAGTCGATCAGCAATGGCGACATCGACACGGGCGAGACCGTCTCGGTGACAATGAACTGGACCGCAGCCTCTGAGAACGAAACGAAGCTCTATGCACGGGTCGGTAACCAGGACATCGACGAGGCAAACCTCTCGATAGAGGCCCGTAACACCGATCTGAGCGTCGATATCAACGAAACTGAGACGCCTGACGAGGTGGCGCCCGGGACCGAGGCCCAGGTGAACGCGACAATCAGCAACAACGGGAACGCTCCGGTACTAGATACCAAAGTCTCGCTCCTCAATGGGGACGGGGTACCGGTCAACGTGGTGGAAATCGACCGACTCGACGCCGCCGGGCCGGGTTCAGATAACGTGACAGACGTGACACTATCCTGGATCGCGCCAGTCTCCGACTTCGACGAGGAACTCGAAGTGCAGGCCCTCGACGCCAACGACACCCACAGGATAAAAGCAGAGGGCACACCGGAGTTCCAGGTCGACATCACCGGGACCGACGACGCCGCTGGCGAGGGCAAACCGTTCAACGTGACGGTCGACGTGACCAACAGTGGTGACGGTGGCGGGAAACAGCAAATCCTGTTGGTTGCGGACACGGAGACGACCGACGGCCTGATCGTCGATGCGAGAGAGGTGTTCGTCGGCGAGGGTAATGATACTACTGTGACGATGGTCTGGGACAGCCCGGTCGAGCTTGAGCGTGGCGACAACAAGGTACGAGTCCGGAGCCCAGACGACAGTGACACCACGCCCTTCGACACCCAGGCGAAATTCGAGGTCACCGATATCGATGCCCCGGACGATATCGACGAGGGCGACCTCGACAAGGAGGTCAGTGTGACTGCGACGATCAACAACACCGGTGACGTCGCAGGAACCCCGACCGCCGACCTCGAACCAGCGGCGGATTCAGCCCTGGATATCGAGAACAGTAGTGTTACCGCTGCGACGATTGCCGGCAATGAGAGCGAGGACGTGACCTTCGACGTAACTGTCCGGAACGGGTCGCTGACGGGCGAACTCGCCGTCTCGACGAGGGACGACGAGGCGACCGAGCGAATCGTCGTCGTCCGTGACGGGCCGGACTGTAGCGACGTCGATTACGACACGGACAGTGACGGTTACCTCCTCATCGAGACGGTCGACCAGCTCCAGTGTATCGAGCAGGAGGGTCTCGACAAGAATTACCGTCTGGAAAACGACATCGACGCCTACGGCACGGAACACTGGAATGGGGGCGATGGCTTCGACCCGATTGGCGAGGAGGGCGCCGGTAGCGCTGGAGGCAATGCCTTCGGCGGGACCTTCGACGGTCAGGGCTACAAGATAGAGGGGCTGACCATCGACCGATACAACACCGCGTTCGTCGGACTCTTCGCGATTACGGATAAGTTCTCCGGCCCGGACGACCTCGGAGAGGGTTCGACTGTCGAGAGCGTCGAACTCGTCGATGTTGACGTCCGTGGAATGACCGTCGTCGGCGGGGTTGCCGGTGGGGGCGGTGGGACGTTCAGGAACATTTCGGTCAGCGGCCACGTCGAATCGAAGTACCAGCAAGTGGGCGGGATCGTTGGACACGGCCACGACGCCGACCTGACGAACCAGCTCGTCTCGACGGCGACGGTTACCGGCAACGAACCGATTGTCGTCGGCGACCACAGCGATAAGCACCCATGGCAGGACAGTGAGGGGAGCCCGAACCTCGGTATCGGTGGTATCCTGGGCGGCATGGGCTATGACACGGAGTTCTCGGTCGGCTATTCGAGAGCGAACGTCAGCGGCCCGTCCTCTGTCGGAGGTATCGCCGGGTGGACATCGAACAACCCCAGTGACCTCAGCCAGATGTACTGGGCCGACGGGGACCTCTCGCTGGAGGGTGACATAGGAGCGCTCTTTGACGACGACGATATTGGGCGGGAGCAGTTCACCGTCCCCTTGCAGGTCGGCGGCATCGCCGGCCGAATCGGGGAGACGAGTGGCACCGAAGACACTATCTACAATAGTGTCTACTCCGACGGCCCGACGGTCGGCGACGGCGGTGACAACGTGAACGACAACAGCATCGACCTCGACGCCGACGAAATGACCGGGCCACAGGTGCTCCCGGACGACAAGCCCGAATCGTGGTACGACCAGTATCCGGGCGTCACGAAAGAGGACGCCGAGGGAACGATGGCAAATCTCGACTGGGACATCTGGGAACCGGTCTACGACATCGACCCGAAGACAGGCAATATTACCAACGAGGGCTTCCCGATCTTCGCCTGGCAGTCCGAGGGTGGGTTCATCGTCGAATCGGTAGAGGCGCCCGACAACGTCACCGAGGGCGACTCGGTCACTGTCAACGCAACGATCGACAACACCCAGGACATCGACGAAACACAGCGCATCGTCCTGCGTGACCCGGAGGGCAATCCCGTAGACAGCACGGAACTCGCCCTCGATGGCAACGAAAATGCGACCGTCGAGCTGGACTGGCAGACCCGACCGGGCGATAACACGAGCAATCTCACCGAGTCGGAAATCACGGTGAGTACAGAGGACTTCGGTAAGACCGATCCGCTGGATGTCCGGAAACTCGAAGATTCGGAGTTCCTGATAGAGGACGCTTCAGCCGCCCCGAAGAAAGTCGATGAACTCGACGACGTGGAGTTCACCGCGACGATAACGAACGACGGCATCGGGGCGAACCAGACCGTGTTCCTGCAAGACGAGAACGGAACCATCCTCAACTATACCCACCTCTACCTCGGGGAGCAGCAGAGCGAAGACATAACCCTGCGTTGGGAGACGACCTACGGCGACGCCGACTCGGACGACAGAAACATCACGCTACGGACGGTGGCCGACGCGAGCTCGTTCAATATCACGGTCAACAAGAGCGAGGGTCCCGACTTCCAGGTCGAGCCGATCGAGTTCCCGACCGGGCAGGGTGATAGAGTTGCCGCTGGACGCCCGTTGACGGTCCAGGTGAACATCACCAATCGGGGCCCGGTCGAGGACACCCAGTTCGTGTCGCTCATGCCGTCCGGGTCGGACCAGATACTGGCACTCGAGGATATCACACTTGGGCCGGGCGATAGCAAAGAGTTCTCGCTCACGTGGGACCCGGCGAACAATCCCACGGTCGACGAGATCGAGGTGAGCACTCGTGACGACTCCGAGACCAGGAGCGTCGACATCTGGCAGCCACAGCTCGATCCCACCACGAATCCGATCGACACCAGTGTCAATATCTTCGATCTGGCCTGA
- a CDS encoding DUF7289 family protein — protein sequence MHDRGISDVLAFVLIFAVVIASGSLVATAGLDQLTDLRDYEQVQSSERAMEVAAADLSELQEGAPITQLEFALNGGNIGVTESSLQVNVTGTGVDTDSINDTYQINSLQHRVSRGNRDVTLAYESGAVFRSDGGTFRREPRWYANNGTVIVTIVSLRERSGTIDISGSSSRQGDGIDPRGDVPQDAPARDAGQTVRIVAESNVTAQQQWYGSLDGSDSATVQVDVSATAYPDQWARSLDRAGWEQNGTYRYEAEADESLLIRHVVIDLS from the coding sequence TTGCACGATCGCGGTATCTCGGACGTGCTCGCGTTCGTGCTCATCTTTGCCGTGGTCATCGCGTCGGGGTCACTGGTCGCGACAGCAGGGCTGGACCAGTTGACCGATTTGCGCGACTACGAACAGGTCCAGTCCTCCGAACGGGCGATGGAGGTGGCGGCTGCGGACCTCAGTGAACTGCAGGAGGGTGCTCCGATAACCCAACTGGAGTTCGCGCTCAACGGCGGGAATATCGGGGTCACGGAGTCTTCACTGCAGGTGAACGTAACAGGGACGGGAGTCGACACCGACAGTATCAACGACACCTACCAGATCAACTCACTGCAACACAGGGTCTCGCGAGGGAACCGGGACGTCACGCTCGCGTACGAGAGTGGTGCTGTCTTTCGGTCCGACGGCGGAACCTTCCGGAGAGAACCGCGATGGTACGCCAACAACGGGACGGTAATTGTGACTATCGTCTCACTCCGTGAGCGAAGCGGCACCATCGACATCAGTGGTAGTAGTTCCAGACAGGGAGACGGGATAGATCCACGTGGCGACGTCCCACAGGACGCTCCCGCGAGAGATGCCGGCCAGACAGTCCGAATCGTAGCCGAATCCAACGTCACTGCACAGCAACAGTGGTACGGTTCCCTCGATGGGAGCGACAGCGCCACGGTACAGGTCGATGTTTCGGCGACCGCCTACCCAGACCAGTGGGCCCGCTCGCTGGACCGGGCGGGCTGGGAGCAAAACGGTACGTACAGATACGAAGCGGAGGCCGACGAGTCGCTCCTCATAAGACACGTCGTCATCGACCTCTCCTGA
- a CDS encoding DUF7266 family protein: MIRSDSRAVSITLNYTIAIGITTLLTTGLIIGAGGLLESQQERVARQQADEIGADVLSQADRLDRIHESTASSETTVQLEYPSRLVGSTYTISFQQRAGRFDAFSWTLRIKSQALTGDAIYPVPKSISVAESSARGTSPEMSKCQNGTIKFGGC; the protein is encoded by the coding sequence ATGATCCGGAGTGATTCCCGAGCCGTCTCGATAACGCTCAATTACACGATAGCGATCGGAATCACGACGCTTCTGACGACGGGATTGATAATCGGTGCCGGAGGCTTGCTGGAAAGCCAGCAGGAGCGCGTGGCGAGACAACAGGCCGACGAAATCGGGGCGGACGTCCTCTCACAGGCTGACAGACTCGACCGTATCCACGAATCCACTGCCAGCAGCGAGACGACAGTTCAGCTCGAGTACCCATCGAGACTCGTCGGCAGTACCTACACGATCTCCTTCCAGCAGCGGGCCGGCAGGTTCGACGCGTTCTCCTGGACGCTCCGGATAAAATCACAGGCGCTGACCGGGGACGCGATATACCCAGTGCCCAAGAGTATCAGCGTCGCGGAATCGAGCGCCAGGGGTACGAGTCCGGAAATGAGCAAGTGCCAGAACGGGACGATCAAATTTGGGGGATGCTGA
- a CDS encoding DUF7288 family protein gives MTGDGQTRGQAFTLEGVIGAIIVLSSVVLALQAVDIAPLATGGDDAQADRLETEVSDLLATAADRDALRTTVTCATPTGEPDPGLANPNDPLTGFGVLLNQTLAQNNEFVVLAEYRDGDSLVRNRLYPAGEISPPSGAVSASRQVTLYNSDPVRRTSGDRCVGGPDRQTLAEDDQFYIDRHPDFDGVSNVYNAVRVKIIAW, from the coding sequence ATGACTGGGGACGGTCAGACGCGCGGCCAGGCGTTCACGCTCGAAGGGGTCATCGGGGCAATAATCGTTCTGTCGTCCGTGGTGCTGGCGCTGCAAGCCGTCGACATCGCACCGCTCGCCACGGGGGGCGACGACGCCCAGGCCGACCGACTCGAAACAGAGGTCTCGGACCTTCTGGCGACCGCCGCAGACCGTGACGCACTCCGGACGACTGTTACTTGTGCGACGCCGACCGGTGAGCCGGATCCCGGCCTCGCCAACCCGAACGATCCACTCACAGGGTTTGGCGTGCTGTTGAATCAGACGCTCGCACAGAACAACGAGTTCGTCGTCCTCGCCGAGTACCGGGACGGCGACAGCCTGGTGCGTAACCGGCTCTACCCCGCCGGTGAGATCAGTCCGCCAAGTGGGGCCGTCTCGGCGTCCCGCCAGGTCACCCTCTACAATAGCGACCCGGTCCGTCGGACGAGTGGTGACAGATGCGTTGGGGGCCCCGACAGACAGACGCTCGCCGAAGATGACCAGTTCTACATCGACCGTCATCCCGATTTCGACGGTGTAAGCAACGTCTACAACGCAGTGAGGGTCAAGATAATCGCATGGTGA
- a CDS encoding DUF7287 family protein: protein MIDNLPSNGGKLCVAARSWVSGRLPSRSGRDRRNRSETGSSRGQTPVDYLIGISLVLVTILGTFALVPAVFDPFEPAVSPDEQSMADRLAENIVTNHTYAGEERILDRTKLEASLQNDFGTLRANAGIPDGERVNVTVQTGSGVQVTTGGDTFAGTGGTATSVRTVATREPACAVGCRIIVRVWS, encoded by the coding sequence ATGATAGATAATTTACCATCGAACGGAGGCAAACTCTGTGTTGCGGCCCGATCCTGGGTGAGCGGTCGATTACCGTCCCGGTCTGGAAGGGACAGACGCAACCGGAGCGAGACCGGCAGTTCGCGGGGACAGACGCCGGTCGATTATCTGATCGGAATCAGCCTCGTGCTCGTTACAATTTTGGGGACGTTCGCCCTCGTTCCAGCGGTCTTCGACCCGTTCGAGCCGGCGGTAAGTCCGGACGAACAGTCGATGGCCGATCGGCTGGCAGAAAACATCGTCACGAATCACACCTACGCTGGCGAGGAACGGATCCTCGATCGCACTAAACTGGAGGCGTCACTGCAAAACGATTTCGGGACGCTCAGAGCTAACGCCGGGATACCGGACGGTGAACGGGTCAACGTAACCGTACAGACTGGCTCGGGTGTGCAGGTCACTACTGGTGGGGATACTTTCGCCGGGACCGGCGGGACGGCGACGAGTGTCCGGACGGTCGCGACACGCGAGCCAGCCTGCGCGGTGGGCTGCCGAATCATCGTGAGGGTGTGGAGCTGA
- a CDS encoding type II secretion system F family protein → MSLDTQSKRQNTKRQKELASGGALGDAFYPAYQRLFDEEGEFVNSVEDKLAQARMADNVEMFLARALAVGIIAGVALWLVGSLLGFIAVSLFFAGSGAPTFIGITIQNETLLTIIDTLKLPFIILVTGVVFGAIGFGVGFGSLVSIPYFRASAREREINILLSDAISFMYALSVGGLNQLEILEAMGEAEDTYGEVAQEFKSIVLETEYFDTDYRTAVRNQAIQTPSGELSQFLTDMLSIINSGGDMTSFLEDQKEKHMRTTKQEQEKMLETLELFGEMYMTLSLFPLLLIIILVIMTMMGNAQQMLIYGTVYGLIPLTGIAFLVLVSTVTQDAIGDGYLRPNSDEEDVVVDEGIAVFNLGLIESYTGTYSVFDRIKGREGTYELVQILKKPHLFFRDHPMLVLGLTIPLSVLALVVSIVAGEAPLSISGMEANPVSGTFFWVYVPMYINFIPLAVFYEWNQRSRKAIIGNLSENLRKLASANDTGMTLLESIKVVSETSAGKLSDEFETMHAKVNYGTSLKDALREFNNKYHVPRMARTVKLIAEAQEASSQIQDVLSTAAQAAENQDDIDRSRKSRTRMQTVIIIMTYLTLLGVMALLKTQFLDVMSGLTQQASGAGGSGAGGGQFGGAIDTNALSMLFFHAVTLQALLSSFIAGYIREVKLLAGVKFAVILSTIALVVWMAVG, encoded by the coding sequence ATGAGTCTGGACACGCAGAGCAAGCGACAGAACACGAAGCGCCAGAAGGAGCTCGCAAGCGGTGGCGCCCTGGGCGATGCCTTCTACCCGGCCTACCAGCGGCTGTTCGACGAGGAAGGGGAGTTCGTCAATAGCGTCGAGGACAAACTCGCCCAGGCCCGGATGGCCGACAACGTCGAGATGTTCCTCGCCCGAGCCCTCGCGGTCGGTATCATCGCCGGGGTCGCGCTCTGGCTCGTCGGGAGCCTGCTTGGCTTTATCGCGGTGAGCCTCTTTTTCGCGGGCAGCGGCGCGCCGACGTTCATCGGTATCACGATACAGAACGAGACGCTGCTGACGATTATCGACACGCTGAAACTCCCCTTCATTATCCTCGTGACCGGTGTGGTCTTCGGAGCCATCGGCTTCGGCGTGGGCTTTGGCTCGCTCGTCTCGATACCCTACTTCCGTGCCAGTGCGCGTGAACGCGAAATCAACATCCTCCTTTCGGACGCTATCTCGTTCATGTACGCCCTCTCCGTCGGTGGGCTGAACCAGCTCGAAATCCTCGAGGCGATGGGCGAAGCCGAAGACACCTACGGTGAGGTCGCCCAGGAGTTCAAATCCATCGTGCTGGAGACTGAGTATTTCGATACCGACTACCGGACTGCGGTGCGCAACCAGGCTATCCAGACCCCCTCTGGCGAGCTGTCGCAGTTCCTCACCGATATGCTCTCTATCATCAACTCCGGTGGGGACATGACCTCCTTCCTGGAAGACCAGAAGGAAAAGCACATGCGGACGACCAAGCAGGAACAGGAGAAGATGCTGGAGACCCTGGAGCTGTTCGGCGAGATGTACATGACCCTCTCGCTGTTCCCGCTCTTGCTCATCATCATCCTCGTCATCATGACGATGATGGGTAACGCCCAGCAGATGCTCATCTACGGCACCGTCTACGGACTCATCCCGCTGACGGGCATCGCCTTCCTCGTCCTGGTCTCGACGGTGACCCAGGACGCCATCGGCGACGGCTACCTCCGACCCAACTCCGACGAGGAAGACGTCGTCGTCGACGAGGGTATCGCGGTGTTCAACCTCGGCCTCATCGAGTCCTACACCGGGACCTACAGCGTCTTCGACCGCATCAAGGGCCGGGAGGGGACCTACGAACTCGTCCAGATACTCAAGAAGCCCCACCTGTTCTTCCGCGACCACCCGATGCTGGTGCTGGGACTGACGATTCCGCTCTCGGTGCTGGCACTGGTCGTGAGCATCGTCGCTGGCGAAGCGCCGCTCAGTATCAGCGGGATGGAAGCCAACCCCGTCAGCGGCACGTTCTTCTGGGTCTACGTCCCGATGTACATCAACTTCATCCCGCTCGCGGTATTCTACGAGTGGAACCAGCGCTCGCGGAAGGCCATCATCGGGAACCTCTCGGAGAACCTCCGGAAGCTCGCCTCCGCGAACGACACCGGGATGACCCTACTCGAATCTATCAAGGTCGTCTCCGAGACCTCTGCGGGCAAGCTCTCCGACGAGTTCGAGACGATGCACGCGAAGGTGAACTACGGGACCAGCCTCAAAGACGCCCTGCGGGAGTTCAACAACAAGTACCACGTCCCGCGGATGGCCCGAACGGTCAAGCTCATCGCGGAGGCCCAGGAGGCCTCCAGTCAGATTCAGGACGTGCTCTCGACGGCGGCCCAGGCCGCCGAAAACCAGGACGACATCGACCGCTCGCGCAAGTCCCGAACCCGGATGCAGACGGTCATCATCATCATGACCTACCTCACCTTGCTCGGAGTCATGGCACTGCTGAAGACGCAGTTCCTCGACGTGATGTCTGGGCTGACCCAGCAGGCCAGCGGTGCCGGAGGGTCGGGCGCTGGCGGTGGCCAGTTCGGCGGGGCCATCGACACCAACGCGCTGTCGATGCTGTTCTTCCACGCGGTCACGCTACAGGCGCTGCTGTCGTCGTTCATCGCCGGCTATATCCGCGAAGTGAAGCTGCTGGCGGGCGTGAAATTCGCCGTCATCCTCTCGACGATTGCGCTGGTCGTCTGGATGGCTGTCGGGTGA